Proteins found in one Deltaproteobacteria bacterium genomic segment:
- a CDS encoding discoidin domain-containing protein, which produces MVRGVWAAELGLGVPREGSKALVRTVGSKGRAKNCAQWVTSCRLSHSSDGIKWIFYQHDGSIVTFKGNVDANTEVRNDLPAPVTARYIRFNPVTWYGHITMRVEVFGIYKE; this is translated from the coding sequence GTGGTGCGGGGCGTGTGGGCGGCCGAGCTGGGGCTCGGCGTTCCCAGGGAGGGGTCCAAGGCTCTGGTGCGGACCGTGGGCTCCAAAGGCAGGGCGAAAAACTGCGCCCAGTGGGTGACCTCCTGCAGGTTGAGCCATAGCTCGGACGGCATCAAGTGGATCTTTTATCAGCATGACGGTTCCATCGTAACGTTCAAAGGCAACGTCGACGCCAATACGGAGGTGCGTAACGATCTCCCTGCACCGGTGACAGCTCGATACATCCGATTCAATCCGGTGACCTGGTACGGTCACATCACCATGCGGGTGGAAGTGTTCGGGATTTACAAGGAGTGA
- a CDS encoding trypsin-like peptidase domain-containing protein, with amino-acid sequence MNNRGANNSGTAWFRTILWVAVLCVLILALFDKLDLGGLFSGRPKPTELAFNQITPESKPPIVVSADEQINQDVFEKAYKAVVNIVATTLRVNFWMEVIPQQGQGSGFIVDPEGYILTNNHVVEKAQRLTVTTAMGKKVEARLVGRDRQSDLAVIKIPSGDVEAVATLGDSDTLRGGQKAIAIGNPFGLSHTLTTGVLSALKREIQTRDNARMENLIQTDAAINPGNSGGPLLNSNAQVIGINTAIFSLSGGYQGIGFAIPVNYAKEVASQLITKGRFAKPWLGITGIGLSEELADALSLGITEGVLVVEVVREGPAHQAGIRGGTQEAIIGNLRLPVGGDIITSIDNAPIKEMNQLGRLIESKRVDDVVSVRVVRDGKPIDLPVRLKERP; translated from the coding sequence GTTCTCATTCTGGCTTTGTTTGACAAGCTGGACCTTGGAGGTCTCTTTTCCGGCCGGCCGAAGCCCACGGAACTGGCGTTCAATCAAATAACGCCCGAATCCAAACCTCCCATCGTGGTTTCAGCGGACGAACAGATCAACCAGGACGTGTTCGAGAAAGCGTACAAGGCCGTTGTCAACATTGTGGCGACCACCCTCCGGGTGAACTTCTGGATGGAGGTGATTCCTCAGCAGGGTCAGGGTTCCGGTTTTATTGTGGATCCGGAAGGGTACATTCTGACGAACAACCATGTCGTGGAAAAGGCCCAGCGACTTACGGTGACGACCGCCATGGGTAAAAAAGTCGAAGCCCGTCTGGTGGGGCGCGACCGCCAGTCGGACCTGGCGGTAATAAAGATTCCGTCGGGAGACGTCGAGGCGGTGGCCACATTGGGAGATTCCGACACCCTGCGAGGGGGACAGAAAGCCATCGCCATTGGAAATCCTTTCGGTCTGTCCCACACCTTGACCACCGGCGTGCTCAGTGCGCTAAAGCGCGAAATCCAAACGCGGGATAACGCTCGGATGGAAAACCTGATTCAGACGGACGCCGCCATTAATCCGGGTAATTCAGGAGGGCCGCTGCTGAATTCCAACGCGCAGGTCATCGGAATCAACACGGCGATCTTCAGCCTGAGCGGGGGTTATCAGGGCATCGGGTTCGCCATTCCCGTCAACTATGCCAAGGAAGTCGCGAGCCAACTGATCACCAAGGGCCGGTTCGCCAAGCCCTGGTTGGGGATTACGGGCATAGGTCTTTCCGAAGAATTGGCGGACGCCCTCAGTCTCGGCATAACCGAGGGCGTGCTGGTGGTGGAGGTCGTCCGGGAAGGCCCGGCCCATCAAGCCGGCATCCGGGGTGGAACTCAAGAAGCGATCATCGGAAACCTGCGGCTTCCCGTGGGCGGCGATATCATCACCAGCATCGACAACGCTCCCATCAAAGAAATGAACCAGCTCGGACGATTGATTGAAAGCAAGCGGGTGGACGATGTCGTCTCCGTTCGAGTCGTGCGGGACGGTAAACCGATCGATCTCCCGGTTCGTCTGAAGGAACGACCCTGA
- a CDS encoding YeeE/YedE family protein, with protein MGPLDKLGLIPGWYGMELAVLTGFFFGLALERAGFSDPRKLVNIFYLRDFAVLRVIFTAIVTCAVGLGVLWAAGLYRMELIYILPTKLTAQIIGGFIIGVGFVVGGYCPTTSVVGAVTGRLDAVVFLLGMCLGVVGFFVPFRLWSGLYDGVQGQILVPEVLGLSHGVTLLLIVAMAACMFMVAAWVEKKINKEDVFAQASG; from the coding sequence ATGGGACCTTTGGATAAACTGGGACTCATCCCGGGATGGTATGGAATGGAACTCGCCGTGCTGACCGGGTTCTTTTTCGGCCTGGCTTTGGAACGGGCCGGTTTTTCCGATCCGCGGAAGCTGGTCAATATCTTCTATCTGCGTGATTTCGCGGTGCTCCGAGTAATTTTTACGGCCATCGTAACATGCGCGGTGGGGCTGGGGGTCCTCTGGGCCGCAGGTCTCTATCGGATGGAATTGATATATATTCTACCCACCAAGCTGACCGCCCAAATCATCGGCGGATTTATTATCGGTGTGGGTTTCGTCGTGGGAGGATACTGTCCTACTACCAGTGTAGTGGGCGCGGTGACCGGAAGACTGGACGCCGTGGTCTTTTTGCTCGGTATGTGCCTGGGCGTAGTCGGGTTCTTCGTTCCGTTCAGATTGTGGAGCGGTTTGTACGATGGAGTTCAGGGCCAGATCCTCGTTCCGGAAGTGTTGGGTCTCAGTCACGGCGTTACCTTGCTTCTTATCGTGGCCATGGCGGCGTGCATGTTCATGGTTGCGGCCTGGGTTGAGAAGAAGATCAACAAAGAAGACGTGTTCGCCCAGGCGAGCGGTTAA
- a CDS encoding glycosyltransferase family 2 protein: MTDPLQDVSVIIITHDEERNIADCLDSVKWAGEVLVVDSHSADRTLELCRQRGAKVYVETWKGYAAQKNSALDKAEKTWVLSLDADERVTPELVEEIREVLHRSNSMDGYSIPRKNHFAGHWIRHGGWYPDRTLRFFRRNRGRFEERAVHEKVVIQGKTSDLQNPILHYTYRDISDFLRRSDRYSSLSAREYATRRITGPLRMLGHAMYTFLDMYVFKLGFLDGYYGFLLACLYSHYTFAKYAKLKELTIESPGS, from the coding sequence ATGACCGATCCACTCCAGGATGTCTCCGTCATCATCATTACTCACGACGAGGAACGCAACATCGCGGATTGTCTGGATTCCGTGAAATGGGCCGGAGAAGTGTTGGTGGTGGACAGCCACAGCGCGGACCGTACGCTCGAGTTGTGCCGGCAGCGGGGCGCCAAGGTTTATGTCGAAACATGGAAGGGATACGCCGCTCAGAAGAACAGCGCCCTCGATAAAGCGGAAAAGACCTGGGTCCTCTCCCTGGACGCCGACGAACGGGTGACGCCTGAACTGGTCGAAGAAATACGTGAAGTCTTACACCGAAGCAACTCGATGGACGGTTACTCCATCCCCAGAAAGAATCATTTCGCGGGTCATTGGATTCGACACGGAGGTTGGTATCCCGACCGTACATTGAGATTCTTCCGCCGGAACCGGGGCCGATTCGAAGAACGGGCCGTTCACGAGAAGGTGGTGATTCAAGGCAAGACCTCGGACCTGCAAAATCCCATCCTCCACTATACCTACCGGGACATATCCGATTTCCTGCGCCGGTCCGACCGGTACTCCAGTCTCAGCGCCCGGGAGTACGCCACGCGACGCATCACGGGCCCTCTCCGCATGTTGGGGCATGCGATGTATACGTTTCTGGACATGTATGTGTTCAAACTGGGATTTCTGGACGGCTACTACGGATTCCTCCTGGCCTGTCTCTACTCCCACTACACCTTTGCCAAGTACGCAAAGCTGAAGGAGCTGACCATAGAGTCTCCCGGATCGTAA
- a CDS encoding SGNH/GDSL hydrolase family protein, which produces MKKRLLFIYLVCGALVLCPAGHAAYFTDVVAFGDSLSDNGNVFALTRGFIPDQTLYYEGRFSNGPVWVEYLTDELGVGGHLRDYAYGGAQTAGAIPPGLLQQVQYFVETFEVPSRALFAIWIGANDLWREGADVSASVRNIMDALDLLVSAGADHFLIPNLPNLGATPKWSGSPESYGKGMDVTVEFNRKLKDGVDTFMEENAGVTVYFLDVFELFEVLMVDYSSLGFTNVTEECPNFGVNFDGDGYLFWDEIHPTRQGHEYMAMKAAALIRSVSEPLADVKANGSDETITVSPETSVVVNVTLDPGKLAGLRSDLWIVGTAPFGTFSYLVSCRGWEEGIHAGLPSPLPETASSLKVLDRTLSPGTYTFYFAVDDNADGVPDATWMDSVQVNVSEGS; this is translated from the coding sequence ATGAAGAAACGGCTGCTTTTCATTTACCTCGTTTGTGGTGCGCTCGTTTTGTGTCCCGCAGGCCACGCCGCCTATTTTACCGATGTGGTTGCCTTTGGGGACAGTCTATCCGACAACGGGAACGTGTTCGCCCTGACCCGCGGATTCATACCGGATCAGACGCTCTACTACGAAGGTCGTTTCTCGAATGGGCCCGTGTGGGTGGAATATCTTACGGACGAGCTCGGTGTCGGCGGGCATCTGCGGGACTATGCCTATGGCGGCGCGCAGACCGCCGGCGCCATTCCTCCCGGCCTGTTGCAGCAGGTCCAATATTTTGTAGAAACGTTTGAAGTTCCAAGTCGTGCACTTTTCGCCATCTGGATCGGAGCCAACGATCTCTGGCGGGAGGGGGCGGACGTGTCGGCATCGGTCCGGAACATCATGGACGCTCTGGACCTGCTTGTTTCGGCCGGGGCCGATCACTTCCTGATTCCGAATCTGCCCAATCTCGGAGCAACTCCCAAATGGAGCGGTTCCCCGGAGTCTTACGGCAAGGGCATGGACGTTACCGTCGAGTTCAACCGGAAGCTGAAAGACGGCGTGGATACCTTTATGGAAGAAAACGCCGGCGTGACGGTGTATTTCCTCGATGTGTTCGAACTGTTCGAAGTCCTGATGGTGGATTACAGCTCTTTAGGATTCACAAACGTCACCGAGGAGTGTCCGAATTTTGGGGTGAATTTTGACGGGGACGGATATCTTTTCTGGGACGAAATCCACCCGACGAGGCAGGGGCACGAGTACATGGCGATGAAAGCGGCGGCTCTGATCCGGTCCGTTTCGGAACCCCTGGCGGACGTGAAAGCCAACGGCTCGGACGAGACGATCACGGTGAGTCCGGAAACGTCCGTGGTCGTAAATGTAACCCTGGATCCGGGGAAGCTCGCGGGACTCCGTTCCGATCTCTGGATTGTGGGAACGGCTCCGTTTGGTACGTTTTCCTACCTGGTTTCCTGCCGCGGCTGGGAAGAGGGGATTCATGCCGGTTTGCCGTCCCCTTTGCCGGAAACGGCGTCGTCACTGAAGGTGCTCGACAGGACGCTTTCGCCTGGAACGTATACTTTCTATTTCGCTGTGGACGATAACGCCGACGGCGTGCCGGACGCTACGTGGATGGATTCGGTTCAGGTCAATGTGAGCGAGGGCTCTTGA
- a CDS encoding YeeE/YedE family protein, whose protein sequence is MSNPFAARDKRLYGQSYWSPYVCGVILGLALLFAFYTMGRGLGSSGAFARLTIAATNVIAHQYTAENPYTASYVEGGANPLNDWLVWEVFGVILGGLFGAFVWGRFKGEIARGPNMAAGGRLWLALFGGFLSGWGARLATGCTSGQALTGGASLAAGSWIFMFCIFGGAYAAAWFLRKEWL, encoded by the coding sequence GTGTCTAATCCGTTTGCCGCAAGAGACAAGCGTCTATACGGCCAATCGTACTGGTCGCCCTATGTCTGCGGTGTCATACTGGGGCTGGCCCTCCTGTTCGCGTTCTATACCATGGGGCGGGGACTGGGATCGTCCGGGGCTTTCGCACGCCTCACCATTGCGGCCACCAATGTCATCGCCCACCAATACACGGCCGAGAATCCGTATACGGCCTCTTACGTTGAAGGGGGAGCGAACCCGCTGAACGATTGGCTCGTCTGGGAAGTGTTCGGCGTGATCCTGGGAGGTCTGTTCGGCGCCTTTGTGTGGGGACGGTTTAAAGGCGAAATCGCCAGGGGACCGAATATGGCGGCCGGAGGCCGCCTATGGCTGGCGCTGTTCGGAGGTTTTCTTTCCGGCTGGGGCGCTCGATTGGCGACCGGCTGCACGTCCGGCCAGGCCCTTACGGGAGGCGCGTCACTGGCCGCCGGAAGTTGGATTTTCATGTTCTGCATTTTTGGAGGGGCGTACGCCGCGGCCTGGTTTCTCAGAAAGGAGTGGCTCTAA